Genomic window (Juglans microcarpa x Juglans regia isolate MS1-56 chromosome 2S, Jm3101_v1.0, whole genome shotgun sequence):
tctttcttgtcCTCCATTTGGTTTCCTAAAAGCGTAAAAATAAACTACTAGTAATGTACTGATAGTCTCTGCTTTGGTTAGTAATTACTatctaaattttcttctttgcttctcTGCAACTTGCTTGGTGATTAACGgttccatttttcatttctagGGTTTTTTGTAATTGTTCAGACGGAACTGAGGCTATCTGCCATGCAACTTGTGTTGCTTTTGATTGCTTGTTCTATGTTCCACATACAAGCTTCGGTAAATCGGATAAAAGTAGTTTTTTGGTATTTATATTGAAGTAATTCACATCGTTTTAAAAGCTGAGTCGATGCTTctattctttgatttttagGGATTTAATGGGTTTGATACTGGGAACATGTCTGCTTCAAAGAGTGGAGCCGGTAAAAGTATGTGTGAAAGTGTAGCTTACTGCTTtctcgttctttttttttttttttactcaagtAATTTCGTTGAGTTAATTATCGTTGTTTGTACTTgataattttaaagaataattttccttttccccGAAAAATGTAAGATTCCCACTTAAAATTGAAATGGGTCTTCTTCTTCTGTCTTAACAACGAAGCTCTTTTACGTGAATGAGGTCCTGAGGATACCATATGATGTTTCGTTGCTTTTactaacaaaaagaaatgtattttcatacatggAATTATCTCCGATGTTATATAAAAGACATAAGCTTTTGTCAAACCTTGAATATGGATAACTGGGTATTTTGCAGCAGCaaaagtttttataatatagGATAAACCAGTGTTGTTCTGAGAGAAAATAGTGTTTGtgtaaaataagttgagatatgcaagacaaatttatcaaaaaaaaaaaactatcatgTTTTGCGTAATTGCtttaataatatcattataGATCGGCTGAATTGAGAGAATAGTTGTCTTTTCTCCATGTGCCGTTCTTGTGCTTTTTTGTGTTCTTCAATGTAAGCCCTGAATGCTGATAGCATGCAAGTGGTTGCTTCTGCAGTTGATCACTTATTACATTCCGAAATAGTGGTATCTGAGTAGTTTCAGACATAGTCTGCTATTGTTGTTCTGTATTTGTGTTCTGATTATGGTTCCTCTCAATTTTGTGCTAGCTATTATATTGAAGTGCTTTTCTCTGTTGACAGCACTATGTCCTACTGGTTGGGTTATTCACCCCGATAAGAGTAAATGCTTTGGTTATGTGAGAAGTCCCAAGCCATGGAGTGAGTCAGAGGTCATCTGTAAAGGCTATGGTGGGCATCTGGCAGCATTAACATCATTTCAAGAACTGAACTTTGTTCGTAACCAATGTGGTGAAGTTGTTCGTGGCTGTTGGGTTGGAGGAAGAGTCATCAACTCTACTGTTGGCTTTGGTTGGAAGTGGTCAGATAATACTTCCTATTGGAACGAGACCATCTATCCTGGGTCACCTGTTCAATCAAATTGCACCAGTTTGTCCTGCCACACCAACAATTCATTTGATCTATGTACATTGGTCACTAACGGATCAATATCTCTCATTAGTGAGAGATGCAACGTGTCTCGTGCTTTCATATGCATGCTTGATATAGGTGTGTACTATTCATCTCTTTCAAGTTAATTGCTCGTGTCGTGattctacttgttagttatGATTTTTTGGTTTCCGTGCATATATGCTAACTGTGTGGAGAAACCTTATTTTCCATTTCTTACAGGGAGCATATGCCACCACATGCATTGCCATGAGGGATATCTTATCATCCTTGCAGTTGTAAGTGGGTTGATCCTCTGCACTACGTTATTTGTAGTAGTTTGGCTTCTTGCATACAAGCAGAGCAAGAAACGCAGGCGGTCGCGCAAACTATCTAATCCAGCAGCTTCTGCATTAGTCCCCCCATCATGGAAAGTCTTCACCAAGGAGGAACTGAAGTCAGTTACGAAGAACTTTAGTGAAGGAAACCGTCTAGTTGGAGATGCAAGACGGGTGGCACATATGGTGGCCTTCTATCTGATGGATTGAAAGTCGCAATTAAGAGGTTGACAAGATCTAGCTTTCAGAGGAGAAAGGAGTTCTATTCTGAAATCGGAAGGGTGGCAAGGCTTCACCATCCAAATTTGGTTGCTGTGAAAGGATGCTGCTATGATCATGGTGACCGCTACATTGTTTATGAGTTCATAGTTAATGGGCCCTTGGATAAATGGCTACACCACATACCAAGGGGGGGTCGGAGCTTAGATTGGGCTATGAGAATGAACATTGCCACTACTCTTGCTCAAGGAATTGCGTAAGTATAAATTCTAAACTATTTCTTTGGTAaaagataacttttttttataaaataaataaaaaaaaaatgataactttTTACTCTGCCATTCTGATTAAACATGTCAGATAACTACTATTTAAGAGGATAATCATTTTCAATGATGTCTTAGATAGCCTGAAATGTGCTGCCAATATGTTATATCTTTTCCATATTCTCTACAAACAAATTATGCAATGTGTATTTGATGTATgcttttttattgttgttttagTATCTAAAAGAATCAATGCCATGCACCTCGACTCAGCAGCATccatcaataatattaaaatatgaccGACCATAGGAAGAAGAACGAGAATAACatcaataatgtttttttttactgtCATAGGTCCTCATGTGGATATTCTTTATATGAAATTGTTGAAATATgaccaaataatttttttgtatggtAGTACAGATGGTGTGTACTCGTGTTTTAATTGGAGTCTCACTTTCTTATATTTGGAACAGGTTCCTGCACGATAAGGTTAAACCACATGTTGTGCATCGAGATATCCGTGCCAGTAATGTACTACTTGATGAAGAGTTTGGAGCACATTTAATGGGGGTTGGCCTTTCAAAGTTTGTTCCATATGAAGTGATGCAGGAGCGGACTGTGATGGCTGGTGGCACGTATGGATACCTAGCACCAGAATTTGTATACAGAAATGAGCTTACAACAAAGAGTGATGTTTATAGCTTTGGCGTGCTGCTGCTTGAAATTGTGAGTGGCCGCAGGCCTACACAGGCCGTTGATTCGGTTGGTTGGCAGAGTATATTTGAATGGGCCACACCTCTGGTTCAGGCTCATCGCTACCCTGATCTCTTGGATCCTCACATATCTTCTTTCTCTGATATTCCCGAGGCTGGTGTCATTCAGAAGGTGGTGGATCTTGTCTATGCTTGCACACAGCATGTCCCATCTATGCGCCCCAGAATGTCTCATGTTGTTCATCAGCTCCAACAGTTGGCCCTGCCAGCTATTGTAAAGTAAGTTCAACGTATCTTTTGCATTCCATAGGAAACTATGAATTAGGGATTATTTTTCCCCCAATTTTTGTATGCCCGAGTAATTTTTGTAGAACCATATTAGCACCAGTGTAGTTATGAAAGACACCCTTGCTGCAGTGTCATCGGTAACGTAATTGTGACAATTAGGTATTTCATCTAATTAACGGATATGTCTGTTCCAGTGATATTGCATTTAATTAGCAAGAATCCGAGTGGATAGCTATGAGTATTGGAAACAAACTGCCCAATGTTAGTCCCTCTTTGCCCCCACGGTGCCGGTTGTACCATAATTCTGAATCATTGCTATGATAGGCATCGGGGTTCTTACTGTATTAATAATCTTAAGTATTCGGATATATATAGAAATGAGAATACTCtggtcacaaaaaaattacacaaaagtaattctGCAAATTAACAGATTGATGCGgttcatcaaattataaagttatttttattataaaatagatataatagattagatgaagtcacatcaattttttattataaaatagatataatagatataatacattgttttttatttaaggaAATAACTCCACAAGATATgattaagagagagaaaaaataaagacgGCTACTAAATGCCTGCCCAACGCTACATTCAA
Coding sequences:
- the LOC121253084 gene encoding LOW QUALITY PROTEIN: C-type lectin receptor-like tyrosine-protein kinase At1g52310 (The sequence of the model RefSeq protein was modified relative to this genomic sequence to represent the inferred CDS: inserted 1 base in 1 codon), with protein sequence MQLVLLLIACSMFHIQASGFNGFDTGNMSASKSGAGKTLCPTGWVIHPDKSKCFGYVRSPKPWSESEVICKGYGGHLAALTSFQELNFVRNQCGEVVRGCWVGGRVINSTVGFGWKWSDNTSYWNETIYPGSPVQSNCTSLSCHTNNSFDLCTLVTNGSISLISERCNVSRAFICMLDIGSICHHMHCHEGYLIILAVVSGLILCTTLFVVVWLLAYKQSKKRRRSRKLSNPAASALVPPSWKVFTKEELKSVTKNFSEGNRLVGDXKTGGTYGGLLSDGLKVAIKRLTRSSFQRRKEFYSEIGRVARLHHPNLVAVKGCCYDHGDRYIVYEFIVNGPLDKWLHHIPRGGRSLDWAMRMNIATTLAQGIAFLHDKVKPHVVHRDIRASNVLLDEEFGAHLMGVGLSKFVPYEVMQERTVMAGGTYGYLAPEFVYRNELTTKSDVYSFGVLLLEIVSGRRPTQAVDSVGWQSIFEWATPLVQAHRYPDLLDPHISSFSDIPEAGVIQKVVDLVYACTQHVPSMRPRMSHVVHQLQQLALPAIVK